From a region of the Mycobacteroides saopaulense genome:
- the glfT1 gene encoding galactofuranosyltransferase GlfT1, with the protein MPDSVVAVIVTYRRAVELAESLRIVATQTVTPDHLVVVDNDNDPAVKALVDGQPVATTYLGSSRNLGGAGGFALGMLHALTLGADWVWLADDDGRPGGPDVLQTLLACARKHRLAEVSPMVCDIDDPGRLAFPLRRGLVWRRRVEELRTDDAGLGASPACGELLPGIASLFNGALFRAETLEAVGVPDLRLFVRGDEVDVHRRLVRSGLPFGTCLDATYLHPNGAAEFKPILGGRMHTQYPDDATKRYFTYRNRGYLMSQPGMRKLLLQEWVRFGWYFLITRRDLSGFREWIALRRLGKREQFGRPGSPAPQVEGE; encoded by the coding sequence ATGCCTGACAGCGTTGTCGCCGTCATCGTCACCTATCGGCGTGCGGTGGAACTGGCCGAGTCGCTGCGGATCGTCGCGACACAGACCGTCACCCCCGACCACCTCGTGGTGGTGGACAACGACAACGACCCCGCCGTCAAGGCTCTGGTCGACGGTCAACCCGTCGCCACCACATACCTGGGTTCGAGCCGAAACCTCGGGGGTGCAGGGGGATTCGCGCTCGGCATGCTGCATGCGCTCACTCTCGGCGCCGATTGGGTATGGCTTGCCGACGACGACGGCCGTCCGGGCGGCCCCGATGTGCTGCAGACCCTGCTGGCCTGTGCCCGCAAGCATCGTCTCGCCGAGGTATCGCCGATGGTGTGCGACATCGACGACCCGGGCCGGCTGGCGTTTCCGCTACGCCGCGGCCTGGTGTGGCGGCGTCGGGTGGAAGAACTGCGCACCGATGATGCGGGCCTGGGGGCATCTCCCGCTTGCGGGGAACTGCTGCCCGGCATCGCCTCACTGTTCAACGGTGCGCTCTTTCGCGCCGAAACCCTGGAGGCCGTGGGCGTACCGGATTTGCGCCTCTTTGTGCGCGGCGACGAGGTGGACGTGCACCGTCGACTGGTGCGCTCGGGCCTGCCCTTCGGAACCTGCCTCGATGCGACGTATCTACACCCCAACGGCGCCGCCGAATTCAAACCGATTCTGGGCGGACGCATGCACACCCAGTACCCCGACGATGCCACCAAGCGGTACTTCACCTACCGCAACCGCGGCTATCTGATGTCCCAACCCGGCATGCGCAAGCTGCTACTCCAGGAATGGGTGCGTTTCGGGTGGTACTTCCTGATCACCCGGCGCGATCTGTCCGGGTTTCGTGAATGGATTGCATTGCGGCGCTTGGGCAAACGCGAGCAATTCGGCAGGCCAGGCAGCCCTGCACCGCAGGTCGAAGGAGAGTGA
- a CDS encoding NAD(P)H-quinone oxidoreductase — MHAITVDNPGGPEALCWSEVPDPIPGPGEILIDVAAAAVNRADLLQRQGLYSPPSGASSILGLECSGVIRELGPEVTQWSVGQPVCALLSGGAYAEKVVAPASQLLPVPTGVEIDIAAALPEVACTVWSNMMMTTKMSAGQSFLIHGGASGIGTHAIQLAKALGVRVAVTAGTPDKLDACRDLGADLTINYRDTDFVQAVHSFTDGVGVDRILDIMGAKYLDRNVDALGNDGHLVIIGMQGGVVAELNIAKLIAKRGSITATTLRGRPLAGPSGKAAIVESVVQNVWPLVEKGTVRPVVGAEVPISQAAEAHRLLENGEVVGKVLLRL, encoded by the coding sequence ATGCACGCTATCACCGTTGACAATCCAGGCGGACCAGAAGCGCTGTGCTGGAGTGAAGTTCCCGATCCAATTCCGGGTCCCGGCGAGATCTTGATCGACGTGGCCGCCGCCGCAGTTAATCGAGCGGATCTGCTGCAACGTCAGGGTTTGTACAGTCCGCCATCCGGAGCAAGCTCCATTCTGGGTCTCGAATGCTCGGGAGTCATCCGAGAACTCGGCCCGGAAGTCACGCAATGGTCTGTGGGACAACCCGTTTGCGCACTGTTATCCGGCGGCGCCTACGCCGAGAAGGTGGTAGCGCCTGCTAGCCAGTTGCTACCGGTACCCACCGGCGTCGAAATCGATATCGCAGCCGCCCTTCCCGAGGTCGCGTGCACCGTGTGGTCGAACATGATGATGACGACGAAAATGAGTGCAGGACAATCATTTCTGATACATGGCGGCGCCAGTGGTATCGGTACGCATGCCATCCAGCTCGCCAAGGCACTCGGGGTGCGCGTCGCGGTCACCGCCGGGACACCCGACAAGCTCGACGCATGCCGCGATCTCGGTGCCGACCTGACCATCAACTATCGCGATACAGACTTTGTACAGGCCGTTCACAGTTTTACCGACGGCGTGGGCGTCGATCGGATCCTGGACATCATGGGAGCGAAGTATCTGGACCGGAATGTGGATGCTCTCGGCAATGACGGACACCTCGTCATCATCGGCATGCAGGGTGGCGTGGTCGCCGAATTGAATATCGCCAAATTGATCGCCAAACGCGGCTCGATCACGGCCACCACCCTGAGGGGCCGCCCCCTCGCCGGCCCCTCCGGCAAGGCCGCGATCGTCGAGTCCGTCGTGCAGAACGTGTGGCCGCTCGTCGAAAAGGGCACGGTACGCCCGGTGGTAGGTGCCGAGGTGCCCATAAGCCAGGCTGCCGAAGCGCATCGCTTGCTGGAGAACGGCGAGGTCGTGGGAAAGGTACTACTGAGGCTCTAG
- a CDS encoding cysteine desulfurase-like protein — MAYDVARVRGLHPTLGDGWVHFDTQAGMLIPDAVATTVSTAFRGSFSDTRGPHPSARRSAAVLEAARHAAADLVGADPRGVVLGSDRAVLLNSLAEGSSSKAGLGYELVVSRLDEEANVQPWLRSANRYGAKVKWAEVDIESGDLPSWQWESLITKPTRLVAVTAASSTLGTVPDLQQATKLAHAVGGLVVMDCSSLVPYRGFDIEDLDADVIAFNATAWGGPPVGALVFRDPALLDSISSISLNPLASGPARLELGGHQFAMLAGLVASVEYLAGLDESASGTRRERLLTSLNSAGAYLDWLFRYLVSALRTLPRVMVIGAPEDRIPALSFTVIGIPADRVVQRLADNGVCAIANTSSRVLDAIGVNEIGGAITVGLGHYSTAAEVDQLVRAVASLG; from the coding sequence ATGGCTTATGACGTCGCCCGGGTGCGTGGTTTGCACCCGACCCTCGGCGACGGGTGGGTACATTTCGATACCCAGGCCGGGATGTTGATCCCCGATGCGGTTGCTACGACTGTATCCACAGCCTTCCGGGGATCCTTCTCCGACACGCGGGGTCCGCACCCCAGCGCGCGGCGCAGTGCAGCCGTTCTGGAGGCCGCCCGACACGCTGCCGCCGATCTGGTGGGTGCCGATCCGCGCGGGGTGGTGCTGGGCAGTGACCGCGCCGTTCTGCTGAACTCACTGGCCGAGGGGTCGTCGTCGAAGGCCGGCTTGGGCTACGAGCTGGTGGTCTCCAGGCTCGACGAAGAGGCCAATGTGCAGCCGTGGCTGCGTTCGGCCAATCGGTACGGCGCCAAGGTCAAATGGGCCGAGGTGGACATCGAGTCCGGTGATCTGCCGTCCTGGCAGTGGGAGTCGTTGATTACCAAGCCGACTCGTCTGGTGGCGGTGACGGCGGCCTCGTCGACGCTGGGTACGGTGCCGGATTTGCAGCAGGCCACCAAGCTCGCGCATGCGGTGGGCGGCCTGGTGGTGATGGACTGTTCCAGCCTGGTGCCGTATCGCGGCTTCGATATCGAGGATCTGGACGCCGACGTGATCGCTTTCAACGCGACGGCCTGGGGCGGACCACCGGTGGGCGCGTTGGTCTTCCGTGATCCCGCGCTGCTCGATTCCATCAGTTCGATTTCGCTCAACCCGTTGGCGAGCGGCCCGGCGCGGCTGGAACTGGGCGGACACCAGTTCGCGATGCTGGCCGGCCTGGTCGCCAGCGTGGAGTACCTGGCCGGTTTGGACGAGTCCGCATCGGGCACCCGGCGTGAGCGGCTGCTGACGTCTCTGAACTCTGCGGGCGCATATCTGGACTGGCTGTTCCGGTACCTGGTGAGCGCGCTGCGGACCTTGCCGCGCGTCATGGTCATCGGGGCCCCGGAGGACCGGATTCCGGCGCTCAGCTTCACCGTGATCGGGATTCCCGCGGACCGGGTGGTGCAGCGCCTGGCTGACAACGGGGTGTGTGCGATCGCCAACACCAGCTCGCGGGTGCTCGACGCCATCGGCGTCAACGAGATCGGTGGCGCGATAACGGTTGGTTTGGGCCACTATTCGACGGCGGCCGAGGTCGACCAGTTGGTGCGCGCGGTTGCCTCGCTGGGCTGA
- the wzt gene encoding galactan export ABC transporter ATP-binding subunit Wzt/RfbE: protein MVSIQTHEAWVEFPIFDAKSRSLKKAFLGKAGGAIGRNESNVVVIEALRDITLSLKEGDRVGLVGHNGAGKSTLLRLLSGIYEPTRGSSYVQGRVAPVFDLGVGMDPEISGYENIIIRGMFLGQTRKQMQAKVDEIADFTELGEYLSMPLRTYSTGMRVRLAMGVVTSIDPEILLLDEGIGAVDAEFMKKARIRLQQLVERSGMLVFASHSNEFLARLCNTAMWIDHGTIRMSGGIEDVVRAYEGNEAADHVAQILAEDDQHA, encoded by the coding sequence ATGGTCAGTATCCAGACCCACGAGGCGTGGGTGGAGTTCCCGATATTCGACGCGAAATCACGCTCGCTGAAGAAGGCGTTCCTTGGCAAGGCCGGCGGTGCCATCGGACGAAATGAATCGAATGTCGTGGTGATCGAGGCGCTTCGCGACATCACCCTGTCTCTCAAGGAGGGCGACAGAGTCGGGCTCGTCGGCCACAACGGCGCAGGTAAATCGACTCTGCTGCGGCTTCTTTCGGGAATCTACGAGCCCACCCGGGGCAGCTCGTACGTGCAGGGGCGGGTCGCGCCCGTGTTCGACCTGGGCGTGGGCATGGACCCGGAGATCTCCGGGTACGAGAACATCATCATCCGCGGCATGTTCCTGGGACAGACCCGCAAGCAGATGCAGGCCAAGGTCGACGAGATCGCCGACTTCACCGAGCTGGGCGAGTACCTCTCCATGCCGCTGCGCACCTACTCCACCGGCATGCGTGTGCGCCTGGCCATGGGCGTGGTCACCAGCATCGACCCAGAGATCCTGCTGCTCGATGAGGGCATCGGAGCGGTCGATGCCGAATTCATGAAGAAGGCACGAATCCGGTTGCAGCAGTTGGTGGAACGCTCCGGCATGCTGGTCTTCGCCAGCCACTCCAACGAGTTCCTGGCCCGCCTGTGCAACACCGCGATGTGGATCGACCACGGCACCATCCGGATGAGCGGCGGTATCGAAGACGTGGTCCGCGCCTACGAGGGCAATGAAGCCGCCGACCACGTGGCACAGATCCTGGCCGAAGACGACCAGCATGCCTGA
- a CDS encoding class I SAM-dependent methyltransferase has translation MVEKQILPLAGRRDEDLPGHWLLARLGKRVLRPGGLELTTRLLAAGRVTDADVVELGPGLGRTARDIVALRPRSYVGVDDTAAATQSVRDVVAPCGGRVIVADAASTGLPDASADVVVGEAMLTMQSDKAKRAIVDEAYRVLRPGGRYAIHELGLTPDSVDTETKDNIRRALARSIKVNARPLTVAEWSELLRVSGFEVVSTDRAPMALLKPRRVIADEGILGALHLVKNVLLHGGARKRVLAMRRTFNQHKGALTAVALVGVRPE, from the coding sequence ATGGTCGAGAAACAAATACTTCCTCTGGCTGGTCGCCGGGACGAGGACCTTCCGGGGCACTGGCTGTTGGCGCGGTTGGGCAAGCGTGTTCTGCGCCCCGGCGGGTTGGAACTGACCACCCGTCTGCTGGCCGCCGGACGGGTGACCGACGCCGATGTGGTGGAGCTCGGGCCGGGACTCGGACGGACCGCGCGGGACATCGTGGCGCTGCGGCCCCGGTCCTACGTCGGCGTAGATGACACCGCGGCGGCCACCCAGTCGGTGCGTGACGTCGTGGCGCCGTGTGGCGGACGGGTGATTGTCGCGGACGCGGCCAGCACCGGCCTACCAGATGCCAGCGCCGACGTAGTGGTGGGCGAGGCGATGCTGACGATGCAGAGCGACAAGGCCAAGCGGGCAATCGTGGACGAGGCCTATCGGGTGTTGCGACCCGGCGGCCGGTACGCGATCCACGAACTCGGCCTGACACCAGACTCCGTCGACACCGAGACCAAGGACAATATTCGCCGCGCACTTGCCCGCTCCATCAAGGTCAACGCCAGGCCGCTGACGGTGGCCGAGTGGAGCGAGCTGCTGCGGGTCTCGGGATTTGAGGTGGTGAGCACCGACCGGGCTCCGATGGCCTTGCTGAAACCGCGCCGCGTCATCGCCGACGAAGGCATTCTGGGCGCCCTTCATCTGGTGAAAAACGTTCTCCTGCACGGAGGTGCGCGCAAACGTGTGCTCGCCATGCGCCGCACGTTCAATCAGCACAAGGGCGCGCTGACTGCGGTCGCACTTGTCGGTGTCCGTCCCGAATGA
- a CDS encoding phosphatase PAP2 family protein, whose translation MPTRSARGHAWLLVSACAALIVFALLWLGYAQQWNWLSRLDVAALAPAHDYGIAHPGWITAWDVVATVFGPGAFRLAVAVIIVVLLVRRQRRTAVFLLITVELSALVTEIAKLLAGRPRPATKLVDAYGSSFPSGHALGVMVCVLALLTVFTPKAVAAFRPWLAVLGGALILTIGVSRVLLNVHNPSDVMAGWALGYAYFVACLLILPPRPVRAAAEKPPALGSEL comes from the coding sequence ATGCCGACGAGATCCGCCCGGGGACACGCATGGCTGCTGGTGTCCGCCTGCGCTGCACTCATCGTGTTCGCACTGCTCTGGCTGGGCTATGCCCAGCAATGGAATTGGCTGTCCCGGCTGGACGTCGCGGCGCTGGCGCCGGCGCATGACTACGGAATCGCGCACCCGGGCTGGATCACCGCCTGGGATGTGGTCGCCACCGTCTTCGGCCCCGGTGCATTCCGCCTGGCCGTGGCCGTCATCATCGTCGTGCTGCTGGTGCGGCGCCAGCGACGCACGGCGGTGTTCCTGCTGATCACCGTGGAGCTGAGCGCGTTGGTGACCGAGATCGCCAAACTGTTGGCGGGACGCCCGCGCCCTGCGACCAAGTTGGTCGACGCGTACGGATCCTCGTTCCCCTCCGGGCACGCCCTGGGTGTCATGGTCTGTGTACTGGCATTACTCACGGTGTTCACGCCGAAAGCGGTTGCGGCATTTCGCCCCTGGCTCGCGGTTCTCGGCGGCGCGCTGATTCTGACGATCGGCGTCAGCCGAGTTCTGCTCAATGTCCACAACCCGTCGGACGTAATGGCCGGATGGGCGTTGGGCTACGCGTACTTCGTTGCCTGCCTGCTGATCCTGCCACCACGACCGGTCAGGGCAGCGGCCGAAAAACCGCCAGCGCTCGGTAGCGAACTTTGA
- a CDS encoding MarR family winged helix-turn-helix transcriptional regulator → MVASHGISLTDFHVLQQLLRSANGSCRMGDIATSLLASRSRITHQVRRLEEQGLVKRGSMPQDRRAVLAALTEQGRTLGEAAMRTYSECVREHYLMRLTRPQQAAIAESFRRVGEGAEEALHDAEGRGGE, encoded by the coding sequence ATGGTTGCATCGCACGGTATTTCGCTTACTGATTTTCATGTGCTGCAGCAGTTGTTGCGATCTGCGAATGGCAGTTGCCGCATGGGGGATATCGCCACCAGTCTGTTGGCCTCGCGTAGCCGGATCACCCACCAGGTGCGTCGCCTTGAGGAGCAGGGCCTGGTGAAGCGGGGATCGATGCCCCAGGACCGCAGGGCGGTGTTGGCGGCGCTGACGGAACAGGGGCGCACCCTGGGCGAGGCGGCGATGCGCACCTATTCCGAGTGTGTGCGTGAGCACTATCTGATGCGCCTGACGCGGCCGCAGCAGGCGGCCATCGCCGAGAGCTTCCGGCGGGTGGGTGAGGGGGCCGAGGAGGCGCTGCACGATGCCGAGGGACGCGGCGGGGAGTAG
- the wzm gene encoding galactan export ABC transporter permease subunit Wzm/RfbD, whose product MTNEILELSSDSRTFKRAWRDLSEGFEHRQLWLQLGWQDIKQRYRRSVLGPFWITIATGSTALAMGILYSQLFKLPLAEHLPYVTIGLIVWNLFNAAILEGSDVFVANEGLIKQLPTPLSVHVYRLVWRQLLLFAHNIIIFLIVVAVYPPHWHYTDLSFIPALILITLNCLWVSLVFGVLATRYRDISPLLGSLVQLLFFMTPIIWNENMLSERVGKLATVVQLNPFVHFLAIIRDPLLGLDQQLHHWIIALAITLVGWTVAIVVMRQYRARVPYWV is encoded by the coding sequence TTGACGAACGAGATATTGGAATTGTCTTCGGACTCCCGGACCTTCAAACGTGCATGGCGTGATCTGTCCGAAGGTTTCGAGCATCGTCAGCTGTGGCTGCAGCTGGGCTGGCAGGACATCAAGCAGCGCTACCGGCGCTCGGTGCTGGGCCCGTTCTGGATCACCATCGCCACCGGTTCCACCGCCCTGGCGATGGGAATCTTGTACTCGCAGCTGTTCAAGCTCCCGCTTGCCGAGCATCTTCCCTACGTGACCATCGGTTTGATCGTCTGGAACCTGTTCAACGCCGCGATCCTGGAAGGCTCGGACGTCTTCGTCGCCAACGAAGGCCTGATCAAGCAACTACCTACGCCGCTGAGCGTGCATGTCTATCGGCTGGTGTGGCGGCAGCTGCTGTTGTTCGCGCACAACATCATCATCTTCCTGATCGTCGTCGCGGTGTACCCGCCGCACTGGCACTACACCGATCTCAGTTTCATCCCCGCCTTGATACTCATCACGCTCAACTGCCTTTGGGTTTCCCTGGTTTTCGGCGTGCTCGCCACCCGCTACCGGGATATCTCACCGCTGTTGGGCAGCCTGGTTCAGCTGCTGTTCTTCATGACCCCGATCATCTGGAACGAGAACATGCTGAGCGAGCGGGTCGGCAAGCTGGCCACCGTGGTGCAGCTCAACCCGTTCGTACACTTCCTCGCCATCATCCGTGATCCGCTGCTCGGGCTCGACCAACAGCTCCACCACTGGATCATCGCGCTCGCCATCACCCTCGTCGGCTGGACCGTGGCGATCGTGGTGATGCGCCAATACCGGGCCAGGGTCCCGTACTGGGTGTAG
- a CDS encoding DUF6541 family protein — MSFAFGVAAALLLLFIPGWLIGRACGLPTHSAAVTAPALTYGLVGLCIVAFGSIGIPWNSLSAGFALLGAIVLARLLCHRLRTKEHAEQSASQNRAALLAVTFGIAVGSALIFYAFLRGLTNWQSIPSTWDSMWHGNTIRYILDTGQASSTRMGDLRNVETHATLYYPSAFHGLAAVLCQLTGAAPTTSYTLYSVAGSLLFPLGAAALTWQMLRGRSSLTFQAGAAATAAALSASFSALPYVEFHVSAIPNLVSFALVGSAVIAITGVVADRSRIPVAILAFVGVASVHTSGAIVVVVFVAAWWVLAPLSRYRGKEPKSAHRMGNGFVPLAIAGVGSLVLLYPQLRTLVQLSEIIAGHQFATPWGKKRALLDALTQHTRHLADYPVQSALLWLALLGAVVLIAKRVYWPIAVWLLLIVAIVHSSRPFGGFVGHAVALFSDAFYSDPRRLSAIVCLLLAPAAGLGLFALAYAVLSRLRGERIRTWGLVATAIVLAAVCGFSARHYFLPHKYLVGAKYDQVMVGPKKLEAFAYLATLPGAKDTTIGDGNVDGSGWMYAVAGLHPLWTHYDFPQQQGPGYHRYIFWAYADDADTDRRVAEAVHALNIRYVMTSTPVVQGFKVPDGLRSLDISRSWRKLYDNGAARIYEWVGDRKSDAEGDR, encoded by the coding sequence ATGTCGTTCGCTTTCGGGGTGGCTGCGGCACTGCTGTTGCTGTTCATCCCAGGCTGGCTGATTGGCCGAGCCTGCGGGCTACCAACGCATTCGGCCGCCGTCACCGCACCTGCTTTGACCTATGGGCTAGTTGGGCTCTGCATCGTTGCCTTCGGCTCAATCGGCATACCGTGGAACTCACTTTCCGCCGGGTTTGCGCTTCTCGGCGCGATCGTCCTCGCGCGGCTGCTGTGCCACCGGCTGCGGACAAAAGAGCACGCGGAACAATCCGCGTCACAAAATCGCGCCGCACTGCTCGCCGTCACGTTCGGCATCGCGGTCGGATCGGCGCTCATCTTCTACGCGTTCCTGCGCGGGCTGACCAACTGGCAATCGATCCCGAGCACCTGGGACTCGATGTGGCACGGCAACACCATCCGCTACATCCTCGACACCGGGCAAGCATCGTCGACCCGTATGGGCGACCTCCGCAACGTCGAGACGCACGCCACCCTGTACTACCCGTCCGCCTTCCACGGGCTGGCCGCGGTGCTCTGTCAGCTGACGGGGGCGGCCCCCACCACGAGCTACACGCTCTACTCGGTCGCCGGGTCGCTGCTGTTCCCTCTCGGCGCCGCGGCACTGACCTGGCAGATGCTGCGCGGCCGCAGCAGCCTCACCTTCCAGGCCGGCGCCGCCGCCACCGCCGCCGCCCTATCGGCCTCGTTCAGTGCGCTGCCCTACGTCGAGTTCCACGTCTCGGCCATCCCGAACCTGGTGTCCTTCGCCCTGGTGGGCTCGGCGGTGATCGCCATCACCGGCGTCGTCGCCGACCGCAGCCGCATACCGGTGGCGATCCTGGCGTTCGTCGGTGTCGCCTCCGTACACACCTCGGGCGCCATCGTGGTGGTGGTCTTCGTAGCGGCCTGGTGGGTACTCGCACCACTGTCTCGTTATCGAGGCAAAGAGCCAAAATCCGCGCACCGCATGGGAAACGGATTCGTGCCGCTGGCCATCGCGGGTGTGGGCTCGCTGGTGCTGCTCTATCCGCAACTGCGCACGCTGGTGCAACTGTCCGAGATCATCGCCGGGCACCAGTTCGCCACACCCTGGGGTAAGAAGCGTGCGCTATTGGATGCCCTCACCCAGCACACCCGCCACCTCGCCGACTACCCGGTGCAGTCCGCGCTGCTGTGGCTGGCGCTACTCGGCGCGGTTGTGCTGATTGCCAAGCGTGTGTACTGGCCCATCGCCGTATGGCTGCTGCTCATCGTCGCGATTGTCCACTCCTCCAGACCCTTCGGCGGTTTCGTCGGCCACGCGGTGGCCTTGTTCTCCGACGCGTTCTACAGCGACCCACGCAGGCTGTCGGCCATCGTGTGTCTGCTGCTGGCACCGGCCGCGGGGCTCGGTCTGTTCGCGCTGGCGTATGCCGTGCTGTCCCGGCTGCGCGGCGAGCGCATCCGCACGTGGGGCCTGGTGGCCACGGCGATCGTGTTGGCCGCGGTATGCGGATTCTCGGCACGGCACTATTTCCTGCCGCACAAGTATCTCGTCGGCGCCAAGTACGACCAGGTGATGGTCGGCCCCAAGAAACTCGAGGCCTTCGCCTACCTGGCCACGCTGCCCGGCGCCAAGGACACCACCATCGGCGACGGGAACGTGGACGGGTCGGGCTGGATGTACGCGGTGGCGGGTCTGCACCCGCTGTGGACGCACTACGACTTCCCGCAGCAGCAGGGCCCGGGCTATCACCGGTACATCTTCTGGGCCTATGCCGACGACGCCGATACCGACAGGCGCGTGGCCGAAGCGGTGCATGCGCTGAACATTCGCTATGTCATGACCAGTACTCCCGTGGTCCAGGGGTTCAAGGTTCCCGACGGACTAAGGTCGTTGGACATATCCCGATCATGGAGAAAGCTCTACGACAACGGCGCCGCCCGGATCTACGAATGGGTCGGCGACCGGAAATCAGATGCGGAAGGTGACAGATGA
- a CDS encoding OsmC family protein, protein MTASTTSLNAITDATQAAVAENPAAATVVFKASAQPEGTVGSEIALGKYRVHVDEPPSLGGQNTAPNPVEYYLASLLSCQVVTYRFWAERLGVQVDSLSASAEGDLDVRGFFGLDDTVRPGFQQIRVTVTVSGPDADERYRELQEAVDAHCPVLDLTTGTTPVVTTLLTRPQS, encoded by the coding sequence GTGACTGCCTCGACGACGTCCCTCAACGCGATCACCGATGCCACCCAAGCCGCCGTCGCCGAAAACCCGGCCGCGGCGACGGTCGTGTTCAAGGCATCCGCCCAACCGGAGGGCACGGTCGGCAGCGAAATAGCGCTAGGCAAGTACCGCGTCCACGTCGACGAGCCGCCGAGCCTGGGCGGGCAGAACACGGCACCCAATCCCGTCGAGTACTACCTGGCGTCGCTGCTGTCGTGCCAGGTGGTCACCTACCGGTTCTGGGCGGAAAGGCTGGGGGTACAAGTCGATTCGCTGAGCGCCAGCGCCGAGGGTGACCTCGACGTGCGCGGCTTCTTCGGCCTGGACGACACCGTGCGGCCGGGCTTTCAACAGATCCGGGTCACCGTGACGGTCTCCGGTCCGGACGCCGACGAGCGCTACCGCGAACTGCAAGAGGCCGTCGACGCGCATTGCCCCGTGTTGGATCTGACCACCGGCACCACGCCGGTGGTCACCACACTGCTCACCCGGCCGCAGTCGTAA
- a CDS encoding helix-turn-helix transcriptional regulator → MTGNRRAGEQRERVLGLVREAAVPVGAQHIADSLRIHITTVRFHLKTLEEQGHIVRRSGDAEQKAGRPSLVYAIAPRLDYSDVVSLFAVHLGGTSAERESRAALVGADLAHRVNVARRRAPLPAVDLVVETLGELGFTVQSTLMSFGSVTVRICSCPLAEIATTAPEVVRGIQRGLIQEVLDVNADAVGGQFQVTVSPDAGHGDCTVSLALQPVSQHQ, encoded by the coding sequence ATGACCGGTAACCGCAGGGCGGGTGAGCAGCGTGAGCGGGTGTTGGGGCTGGTGCGCGAGGCGGCTGTGCCGGTCGGCGCGCAGCACATCGCCGACAGCTTGCGGATACACATCACCACGGTGCGGTTTCACCTGAAGACCTTGGAAGAGCAGGGGCATATCGTGCGGCGCAGCGGGGATGCCGAGCAGAAGGCGGGCAGACCTAGCCTCGTGTACGCGATCGCCCCGCGCCTGGATTACTCCGACGTGGTGTCGCTGTTCGCGGTACATCTCGGTGGCACGTCCGCCGAGCGTGAGTCACGGGCGGCATTGGTGGGTGCCGATCTGGCGCATCGGGTGAATGTGGCCCGCCGTCGCGCCCCGCTGCCTGCCGTCGACCTGGTGGTGGAAACCCTTGGCGAACTGGGGTTTACGGTGCAGTCCACGCTGATGTCGTTCGGGAGCGTCACGGTGCGGATCTGCTCGTGCCCACTCGCCGAGATCGCCACGACTGCCCCGGAGGTGGTGCGCGGGATTCAGCGAGGCCTCATTCAGGAGGTGCTCGACGTCAACGCCGACGCGGTCGGCGGGCAGTTCCAGGTCACGGTGTCGCCCGATGCCGGGCACGGGGACTGCACGGTCAGCCTGGCGTTGCAGCCGGTATCCCAACACCAGTAG
- a CDS encoding bacterial proteasome activator family protein: MTHPGHDEDDDQVIILGADDSDKGADGLDDDLSVTDLVEQPAKVMRIGTMIKQLLEEVRAAPLDDASRSRLREIHATSIRELEDGLAPELREELERLALPFNEDSIPSDAELRIAQAQLVGWLEGLFHGIQTALFAQQMAARAQLQQMRKGALPPGLSVPAQGGGSGTGQYL; this comes from the coding sequence ATGACCCATCCCGGTCATGATGAGGACGACGACCAGGTGATCATCCTGGGCGCAGACGACTCCGACAAGGGTGCCGACGGCCTGGACGACGATCTGTCGGTCACCGATCTCGTCGAGCAACCCGCCAAGGTGATGCGAATCGGCACGATGATCAAGCAGCTCCTCGAGGAGGTGCGCGCGGCTCCCCTGGACGATGCCAGCCGCTCCCGCCTGCGCGAGATCCACGCCACCTCCATCCGCGAGTTGGAGGACGGGCTGGCACCCGAGCTCCGCGAAGAACTGGAGCGTCTGGCCCTGCCGTTCAACGAGGACAGCATTCCGTCCGATGCCGAGTTGCGCATCGCCCAGGCACAGCTGGTGGGGTGGTTGGAAGGGTTGTTCCACGGGATCCAGACCGCCCTGTTCGCGCAGCAGATGGCAGCCCGCGCACAACTCCAACAGATGCGTAAAGGGGCTCTGCCACCGGGTCTTTCAGTGCCTGCGCAGGGTGGCGGCAGCGGCACCGGCCAGTATCTGTAG